In Iodobacter fluviatilis, one DNA window encodes the following:
- a CDS encoding Vat family streptogramin A O-acetyltransferase produces the protein MNGPSPENKHPMDGFPQVCYIKNTISNPNIIVGDYSYYDDPADSENFERNVLYHYPFIGDKLIIGKFCAIARGVKFIMNGANHKLSGISTYPFQIFGNGWEKSAPPLSDFPYKGDTLIGNDVWIGYDALIMPGVKIGNGAVISSRSVVTRDVPAYTVVGGNPAKLIKHRFTLDQVARLEEIAWWNWPVEVISQHLPEIMAGDIGALGAVVF, from the coding sequence ATGAACGGCCCCAGCCCGGAAAATAAGCACCCGATGGATGGGTTTCCCCAGGTTTGCTATATCAAAAATACCATCAGTAATCCCAATATTATTGTCGGTGATTACAGCTATTACGATGATCCTGCAGATTCGGAAAACTTTGAACGTAATGTGCTCTATCACTACCCCTTTATTGGCGACAAACTGATTATTGGTAAATTTTGTGCCATCGCTCGTGGCGTGAAATTTATTATGAATGGCGCCAATCACAAGCTCTCCGGTATCTCCACTTATCCCTTTCAAATTTTCGGTAATGGCTGGGAAAAATCCGCGCCGCCGCTCTCTGATTTTCCTTATAAAGGCGATACCCTCATCGGCAACGATGTCTGGATAGGCTATGACGCTTTAATTATGCCGGGGGTCAAGATAGGCAACGGTGCAGTAATTTCATCTCGTTCAGTGGTGACTCGCGATGTGCCTGCCTACACGGTGGTTGGTGGCAACCCTGCAAAGCTCATTAAGCATCGCTTTACCTTGGATCAGGTAGCTAGGCTGGAAGAAATAGCATGGTGGAATTGGCCTGTAGAAGTCATTAGCCAGCATCTGCCGGAAATTATGGCGGGGGATATCGGGGCATTGGGCGCAGTGGTTTTTTAA
- a CDS encoding DUF4347 domain-containing protein, which translates to MQNNESARVPFDDEAHSSQRLASLLASRLITPPLPNSEVVSHSTAASQVVFIEDNVADIAQIIAALSADKEVHILDSSRDGLSQMSDILAGRSGVDALHLISHGSEAALSLGTLTLDAQNLNEHAFELQTIALSLKQGADILLYGCNVAKGDDGAGFIQQLASYTKADIAASDDLSGAAALGGNWVLEKTTGNIEAALAISKLTAYSATLAVPANQNFESFSNTGNSTASRSIGGITYSSNGVAAVDIIDDINGFYSETFTGFTGRAILNDYNGTANSGISYFQFSSDSVSDKFKLISLVANANDNIGGFNSNFSVTGYSGGSGGTQVVQVTGLNMGLSATYGSGNTAIVYSKLSSVYNGGSLTFGSAWDNIDTVVFSRTSGSDGVGLALDSLVFTTPSGSSAITSATYDASTGVLSVTGSGMNTIDTIDATKLSLTGQGGASYTLTSANTNPGSTTTFSITLNAVDKIAVNGLLNKAGTSAVGGTTFNLAAAANWDVTTNAAADLSANGVTVSNVSSPVISSATYNAATHVLTVTGSNLVGTIGTPNDITVSKLTLKGEGGSTYTLTSADVEVGSATSFAVTLNATDRAQIEMLFNKVGTSSSGGTTYNLAAADDWNSVINNSDTSVATAGVTVSNVAVPTMTSATYNAATGVLVVTGTGLLSASGAANDIVANKLTVSGEGGATYTLTDSANVDISSQTSFTLTLSATDKAAINQLLNKNGSSATGGSTFNLAAAEDWAAGADAAVVVADLTGNGITVSNVAVPAITSATYNAATGVLTVSGTGFLSLSGAGNDIVANKLSLTGEGASYTLTDTANVDISSGTSFTLTLSATDQAAINQLLNKNGSSSTGGTTFNLAAAEDWAAGADAAVVVADLSGNGITTSNVAAPVISSSTYNAATGVLVVTGTGFLKLSGASNEIIANKLSFSGEGGSYTLTDTANVDITSGTSFSLTLSAADLAQVNQLLTKNGSSSVSGTTYNLAAAEDWQAGADAAVVIADLTGNGITVSNVAVPTITSAAYDVSTGVLVVTGTGLLKLSGANNDIVANKLTFTGEGGQTYTLTDSSNAEITSATSFTITMSSTDRAALDLIINKNGTSSVDASTYNLAAAEDWAAGADAALVVADLSGNGVTASNAGVPVINSATYNAATHVLTVTGSHFQALAGAANDIAVSLLTLTGEGGSYTLTSADVEISSATGFSVTLNAADQINIEGLLNKNGSSSGNATTYNLAAADNWLASVAMSADLTGNAITVSNTTLPQISSATYNAATGALVVTGSNLIKKVGAGNDVTANKLTITGEGGATYTLTDSADVEITSATEFTLTLSNNDRAAVNLIINKNGSSSSSASSYNLAAAEDWIAGADSAAVVADLTANGISASNVAVPAITSSAYNAATGTLVVTGTGFLSLSGANNDIVANKFTFSGEGGQTYTLVDTANVEITSGTSFTLVLSAADKAAMNLIFNKAGTSSTGTATYNLAAAEDWAAGADAAVVVADLSGNGITVSNVAVPQVNSSVYNSSTGVLQVSGSGFLSLSGGANDIVANKLSFTGQGGASYTLTDSANVEITSGTAFTLTLSATDKAAVLLLLNQDGTSAADATTYNLAAAEDWAAGADAAVVVADLTGNGITVASGPVISSASYDAATHILSVTGSNFQAKTGAANDIAVSLLSIAGEGGSYTLTSADVEITNSTSFSINLNATDSINLDGLLNKNGTSSGNATTYNLAAANNWLADVALNADLTGNGITVSNTATPQITSASYDASSGVLVVTGTGLLKKIGAANDIVANKFTLKGEGAGTYALTDTANVEISSASAFTLTLSATDKAAVNQLLNKSGTLSTGGTSYNLAAAEDWIAGADSAAVVADLTGNAITATLPAPTPTPTPTPTPTPTPTPTPTPTPTPTPTPVPSTVDGVVVSTTTTHDANTGLNNQSVSVPVITAGRVEDSSTSHGQLADIPLGINQGAASSNLVVSLPNGTGLQADGPNTLLSNNQALIDLIMRIESKTVSGSQVQTGMTGFGTQFLNNLLPDTLLQTKTLTLSIAPDQTLNQAILVSGTPAAGNGGSVPALPSSSLALVIDARALPSGITIQLDDVDFASIVGSAIVRGGNGKNYVIGDDASQTLFLGADDDTLLGGAGDDIVGSAGGNDYLDGGADNDRLFGGIGNDTVLGGSGNDSVQGGRSDLGQWNFYLNNQGQVTGRHITQLVDATQTETITAAELNQAVADLGFATGSQTALQSLALLYHAAFNRSPDLAGLSYWVKTGKTTDQIALDFSYSNEWNNSAGKLSNLDFMRQLYQTTQGSVDQNGSGTWAAKLDSGAVTRAEVLKQFAGSSEHQALWLTAFGLSLGGQNISSEQGWIAGSGDDRLTGGSGNDTLVGGDGSDTVVYSGKLADYKFILSNKGEVQIAENKANGDIDLIRQIEKGEFSDGTVDLSFTQAGQATLQQIALMYQMVLGRNAELNGFGYWTSHYQENKALADGFLYSAEFQQQHGSLNNADFVNLLYQNALHHAADATSQQNWQGYLASHTRAEMVVALSISPEIIATQYNTEGLWMV; encoded by the coding sequence ATGCAAAATAATGAATCAGCACGCGTCCCTTTTGACGATGAAGCGCATTCTTCACAGCGGCTTGCTTCTTTATTGGCCTCCCGGCTTATTACCCCCCCGCTGCCCAATTCTGAAGTTGTAAGTCATAGCACTGCTGCCAGCCAAGTTGTTTTTATTGAAGATAATGTGGCGGATATCGCGCAAATTATTGCGGCACTCAGCGCGGATAAAGAAGTCCATATTCTGGATTCAAGCCGGGATGGCCTGAGCCAGATGAGCGATATACTGGCCGGTAGAAGTGGTGTGGATGCGCTGCATCTTATATCTCATGGCTCTGAAGCTGCGCTGAGTTTAGGCACGCTGACACTGGATGCACAAAATCTGAATGAGCATGCTTTTGAATTGCAAACGATTGCTTTATCTCTGAAGCAGGGGGCAGATATTTTGCTCTATGGCTGCAATGTGGCTAAGGGGGATGATGGCGCTGGTTTTATTCAGCAACTGGCTAGCTATACCAAAGCCGATATTGCGGCATCGGATGATTTAAGCGGTGCTGCCGCTTTGGGCGGAAATTGGGTATTAGAAAAAACGACCGGCAATATTGAAGCGGCACTCGCTATTTCTAAACTAACTGCATATTCCGCCACCCTGGCCGTACCGGCCAATCAGAATTTTGAATCATTTTCAAATACGGGCAATTCAACTGCCAGCCGCTCTATTGGCGGGATCACTTATTCCAGTAATGGCGTTGCTGCTGTTGATATTATTGATGATATAAATGGCTTTTATAGCGAGACATTTACGGGCTTTACCGGCCGTGCCATTCTGAATGATTATAATGGAACTGCTAATTCGGGAATTTCATATTTTCAATTTTCCTCTGATAGCGTCAGTGATAAATTTAAACTCATTTCACTGGTTGCAAATGCAAACGATAATATTGGTGGCTTTAATAGCAATTTTTCGGTAACAGGCTATAGCGGGGGTAGTGGGGGCACCCAGGTGGTGCAAGTCACTGGCCTGAATATGGGGCTTTCAGCGACTTACGGTAGTGGCAATACAGCCATTGTTTATAGTAAGTTATCCAGTGTGTATAACGGAGGCTCGCTGACCTTTGGCTCGGCCTGGGACAATATTGATACGGTTGTTTTTAGCCGTACTTCCGGCTCAGATGGGGTGGGTCTGGCATTGGACAGCCTAGTGTTTACTACGCCATCGGGTAGTTCTGCAATTACCAGTGCCACTTATGATGCCAGTACCGGTGTGCTTTCTGTTACCGGCAGTGGTATGAATACGATCGATACCATTGATGCCACGAAGCTTTCACTCACAGGGCAGGGCGGGGCAAGTTATACCCTGACCAGCGCCAATACCAATCCCGGCAGCACCACTACTTTTTCAATTACCCTGAATGCCGTTGACAAAATTGCAGTGAATGGCTTGCTGAACAAGGCAGGGACATCGGCAGTCGGTGGCACGACTTTTAATCTGGCTGCGGCAGCCAACTGGGACGTCACTACAAACGCTGCAGCAGATTTAAGCGCTAACGGGGTGACTGTGAGCAATGTGAGCTCGCCAGTCATCAGCTCCGCTACCTATAACGCGGCGACGCATGTGCTGACGGTAACGGGTAGTAATTTGGTCGGAACCATTGGCACTCCAAATGATATTACGGTTTCCAAGCTGACCCTGAAGGGGGAAGGGGGCAGTACTTACACGCTGACGAGTGCCGATGTGGAAGTTGGCAGTGCTACATCGTTTGCCGTGACGCTTAATGCCACAGACCGTGCTCAGATTGAAATGCTATTTAATAAGGTGGGCACCAGCTCCAGTGGCGGCACAACGTATAACTTGGCTGCCGCCGATGACTGGAATAGCGTGATCAATAACAGCGATACCTCAGTGGCGACAGCGGGGGTGACGGTTTCCAATGTGGCCGTTCCTACCATGACTTCGGCCACCTACAACGCGGCAACGGGTGTATTGGTGGTCACGGGTACGGGCCTGTTATCGGCCAGCGGTGCAGCTAATGATATTGTGGCTAATAAGCTGACTGTGAGCGGAGAAGGAGGGGCAACGTATACGCTGACTGACAGCGCTAATGTGGATATCAGCTCGCAAACTTCATTTACGCTCACGCTTTCTGCCACCGATAAAGCGGCTATTAATCAGCTACTGAATAAAAATGGCAGCAGCGCTACAGGGGGCAGCACCTTTAATCTGGCAGCAGCAGAAGACTGGGCTGCAGGCGCGGATGCGGCAGTCGTGGTGGCGGATCTGACGGGCAACGGTATTACGGTCAGTAATGTGGCGGTGCCAGCAATAACTTCCGCAACCTATAACGCAGCAACGGGGGTCTTAACGGTAAGCGGTACAGGTTTTTTAAGCCTGAGTGGTGCGGGCAACGATATTGTGGCTAATAAGCTGAGCCTTACAGGAGAAGGTGCGAGCTACACCCTGACCGATACGGCTAATGTTGATATCAGCTCTGGTACTTCATTTACGCTGACACTCTCTGCAACTGACCAGGCTGCAATCAATCAGCTGCTGAATAAAAATGGCAGCAGCTCTACCGGTGGCACCACCTTTAACCTTGCCGCCGCCGAAGACTGGGCCGCTGGCGCCGATGCCGCTGTTGTTGTGGCTGATTTAAGCGGTAATGGCATTACCACGAGCAACGTAGCTGCGCCAGTGATCAGCTCTTCCACTTATAACGCGGCAACGGGCGTATTAGTGGTGACCGGCACGGGCTTTTTAAAACTGAGCGGTGCAAGTAATGAAATCATTGCCAATAAGCTCAGTTTTAGCGGGGAGGGCGGCAGCTACACCCTGACTGACACGGCCAATGTGGACATCACCTCAGGCACCAGCTTCAGCCTTACCCTGAGCGCTGCCGATCTGGCGCAAGTGAATCAGCTGCTGACTAAAAATGGCAGCAGTTCTGTCTCTGGCACGACTTATAATCTTGCCGCTGCAGAAGACTGGCAGGCCGGAGCAGATGCGGCGGTTGTGATTGCTGATTTAACAGGCAATGGAATAACCGTCAGCAATGTGGCTGTTCCGACGATTACCTCTGCTGCTTATGACGTGAGCACGGGCGTGCTGGTGGTGACGGGCACCGGCCTGCTTAAACTCAGCGGGGCCAATAATGATATTGTGGCCAATAAGCTGACCTTTACCGGTGAAGGGGGGCAGACTTACACCCTTACCGATAGCAGTAATGCAGAAATCACATCGGCAACCTCGTTTACCATCACCATGAGCAGCACTGATCGTGCTGCGCTTGATCTGATTATCAATAAAAACGGTACAAGCTCTGTAGACGCCAGCACTTACAACCTTGCTGCGGCTGAGGATTGGGCAGCGGGGGCAGATGCTGCGCTCGTTGTGGCCGATTTAAGCGGCAACGGGGTGACCGCCAGCAATGCGGGGGTGCCGGTGATTAACAGCGCCACTTATAACGCAGCGACCCATGTGTTAACAGTGACGGGCAGCCATTTTCAGGCCTTGGCTGGGGCGGCAAATGATATTGCGGTTTCTTTACTGACCCTGACGGGCGAAGGGGGGAGCTACACCCTGACCTCTGCTGATGTTGAAATCAGCAGCGCGACTGGTTTTTCTGTGACCTTAAATGCGGCAGATCAAATCAATATTGAAGGGTTGCTGAATAAAAACGGCAGCAGCTCAGGCAATGCCACAACTTATAACCTAGCCGCAGCAGATAACTGGCTGGCCAGTGTTGCCATGAGTGCAGATTTGACTGGTAATGCCATTACCGTAAGCAATACCACTTTGCCGCAGATTAGCTCGGCCACCTACAACGCAGCCACCGGTGCTTTGGTGGTGACGGGAAGCAATCTGATTAAAAAAGTGGGGGCAGGCAATGATGTCACCGCAAATAAACTGACTATCACGGGTGAAGGCGGCGCCACCTACACGCTGACGGATAGTGCAGATGTAGAAATCACGTCTGCCACAGAGTTTACGCTGACCTTAAGCAATAACGATAGGGCCGCTGTAAATCTGATCATCAATAAAAATGGCAGCAGCTCAAGTAGTGCAAGCAGCTACAACCTTGCAGCCGCAGAAGACTGGATTGCGGGCGCAGACAGCGCCGCTGTGGTGGCTGATCTGACTGCTAATGGGATAAGCGCCAGTAATGTGGCGGTGCCGGCTATTACATCGTCTGCCTATAACGCGGCAACAGGCACGCTGGTGGTGACGGGGACAGGGTTTTTGTCTTTAAGTGGTGCAAATAACGATATTGTTGCCAATAAATTTACCTTTAGTGGTGAGGGTGGGCAAACCTATACCCTGGTAGATACGGCCAATGTGGAGATCACATCGGGCACCAGCTTTACTCTGGTTTTAAGCGCGGCTGATAAAGCGGCCATGAATTTAATCTTTAATAAGGCAGGCACCAGCTCAACAGGAACAGCCACATACAATCTTGCTGCTGCAGAAGATTGGGCTGCCGGGGCGGATGCCGCCGTTGTTGTCGCAGATTTAAGCGGCAATGGCATCACGGTCAGTAATGTGGCCGTGCCGCAGGTTAATTCATCGGTATATAACAGCAGCACAGGCGTGTTGCAGGTGAGCGGCAGTGGCTTTTTGTCTTTAAGTGGTGGTGCTAACGATATTGTGGCCAATAAGCTGAGCTTTACCGGGCAGGGCGGCGCCAGCTACACCCTGACGGACAGCGCTAATGTGGAGATCACCTCGGGCACGGCCTTTACCCTGACACTGAGCGCCACAGATAAGGCCGCTGTGCTGCTTTTACTTAATCAAGATGGAACAAGCGCAGCGGATGCCACCACCTACAATTTGGCTGCCGCTGAAGACTGGGCTGCAGGGGCGGATGCTGCAGTGGTGGTGGCAGATCTCACCGGCAATGGCATTACGGTGGCCAGCGGCCCGGTAATCAGCAGCGCCAGTTATGACGCGGCTACCCATATTCTGAGTGTGACAGGCAGTAATTTTCAGGCCAAAACAGGTGCCGCTAATGATATTGCGGTGTCGCTGCTGAGTATTGCAGGGGAGGGAGGGAGCTATACGCTGACTTCGGCCGATGTGGAGATCACAAACAGCACGTCTTTCTCGATTAACTTAAATGCCACCGACAGCATTAATCTAGATGGCCTGCTGAATAAAAACGGCACAAGCTCCGGGAATGCCACAACGTATAACCTGGCTGCAGCAAATAACTGGCTGGCGGATGTGGCCTTAAATGCAGATTTAACGGGCAACGGGATCACGGTCAGTAATACAGCTACGCCGCAAATCACCTCTGCAAGCTACGATGCCAGCAGTGGTGTTTTAGTGGTCACGGGCACGGGCTTACTTAAAAAAATAGGTGCAGCTAATGATATTGTTGCCAATAAATTCACTCTTAAAGGCGAAGGGGCCGGGACATACGCGCTGACAGATACCGCAAATGTGGAGATTAGCTCGGCCAGTGCATTTACCCTTACCCTGAGCGCAACAGACAAAGCGGCTGTCAATCAGTTGCTGAATAAAAGCGGCACACTTTCTACGGGGGGCACCAGCTATAACCTTGCCGCCGCTGAAGATTGGATTGCTGGTGCAGACAGTGCGGCCGTCGTTGCTGATTTAACCGGCAATGCCATCACTGCAACATTGCCTGCCCCGACACCAACGCCAACACCCACACCAACGCCAACACCAACGCCAACGCCAACGCCAACACCAACACCAACACCAACACCAACACCGGTGCCCAGTACTGTTGATGGCGTTGTAGTGAGCACCACCACTACGCATGATGCGAATACAGGTCTGAATAATCAGAGTGTTTCTGTTCCTGTCATTACGGCAGGCAGGGTAGAGGACAGCAGCACATCGCATGGTCAGCTGGCCGATATTCCGCTTGGTATCAATCAGGGTGCAGCCAGCTCTAATCTGGTGGTGAGCTTGCCCAATGGCACCGGCCTGCAGGCGGATGGCCCCAATACACTGCTGAGTAATAATCAGGCTTTGATTGATTTAATTATGCGTATCGAAAGCAAAACGGTGTCTGGCTCACAAGTGCAAACAGGGATGACGGGGTTTGGTACTCAATTTTTAAATAATTTATTGCCCGATACCTTGTTACAAACCAAAACGCTGACGCTCAGCATCGCGCCTGACCAGACGCTCAATCAGGCGATCCTCGTTTCAGGTACACCGGCTGCGGGCAATGGCGGCTCTGTACCTGCATTGCCCTCTTCCTCGCTTGCTCTTGTGATCGATGCCAGAGCATTGCCATCAGGTATAACGATTCAGCTTGATGATGTTGATTTTGCCAGCATTGTTGGCAGCGCCATTGTGCGTGGCGGTAACGGAAAAAACTATGTGATTGGCGATGATGCATCACAAACACTCTTTTTGGGGGCTGATGACGATACGCTGCTTGGCGGAGCAGGCGATGATATCGTAGGCAGTGCGGGAGGAAATGATTATCTGGATGGCGGAGCCGATAATGACCGCCTGTTTGGCGGCATAGGCAACGATACCGTGCTGGGCGGCAGTGGTAATGATTCTGTGCAGGGCGGGCGTAGTGATTTAGGACAATGGAATTTTTATCTGAATAATCAGGGCCAGGTAACAGGCCGTCATATCACCCAATTGGTGGATGCCACACAGACTGAAACCATCACGGCCGCAGAGCTTAATCAGGCGGTGGCAGATTTAGGCTTTGCCACAGGCAGCCAAACAGCACTGCAATCCCTTGCTCTGCTTTATCATGCCGCTTTTAACCGCAGCCCTGATTTGGCAGGCTTAAGTTATTGGGTCAAAACAGGCAAAACCACAGATCAAATTGCGCTTGATTTTAGCTATTCAAATGAATGGAATAATAGCGCGGGCAAGCTTTCAAATTTAGATTTTATGCGTCAGCTTTATCAGACCACCCAAGGCAGCGTTGATCAGAATGGCAGCGGTACATGGGCCGCCAAGCTGGATTCGGGTGCTGTGACACGTGCTGAGGTATTAAAGCAGTTTGCTGGTAGCAGTGAGCATCAGGCTCTGTGGCTGACCGCCTTTGGCCTGTCGCTGGGAGGGCAAAATATCAGCTCTGAACAAGGCTGGATTGCCGGCAGCGGAGACGATCGCCTGACTGGCGGCAGTGGCAATGACACCCTCGTAGGGGGCGATGGCAGCGACACCGTGGTTTACTCTGGCAAGCTGGCTGATTACAAATTTATTCTCAGCAATAAAGGCGAAGTACAGATTGCAGAAAATAAAGCCAATGGGGATATTGATTTAATCAGACAGATTGAAAAGGGAGAATTCAGCGATGGTACGGTCGATTTAAGCTTCACTCAAGCCGGCCAAGCCACTTTGCAGCAAATTGCTTTAATGTACCAAATGGTGCTGGGAAGAAATGCAGAGCTTAATGGCTTCGGCTATTGGACAAGTCACTATCAGGAAAACAAAGCACTGGCAGATGGCTTTTTATACTCGGCAGAATTTCAGCAACAACATGGCAGCCTGAATAACGCTGATTTTGTTAACCTGCTTTATCAGAATGCATTGCATCATGCTGCGGATGCTACTAGCCAGCAAAATTGGCAAGGCTATCTGGCCAGCCATACACGCGCAGAAATGGTTGTTGCATTGAGCATCAGCCCGGAAATCATCGCCACTCAATACAATACTGAAGGCTTATGGATGGTGTGA
- a CDS encoding FIST signal transduction protein, with protein sequence MQIAQIKLGQFDQLASQLDELKAVEPQWLLVFGSRAFLADTLLYSVIRQSFPSAVVLGCSTAGEISAGGVGEDGCVITAIHWRFGVPQCAVTQLRDMQDSEQAGQRLSAQLQQPLSGVLLFAQGVNINGSALVAGLESGLPAGVPIMGGLAGDGTAFNQTVVISPAGVAADTVVAMAIPAGVSVGHGSYGGWRPFGPARRVSRHEGNVLYELDDEPALDVYKRYLGEYAEQLPSSGLLFPFEMLGQDHSALGVVRTILGVDEASGSLTLAGDLISDGYLRLMHASNDALADGAESAALAARALNGAVSGLGLLVSCVGRKLVMGGRVEEEIEAVAGVLGPQISLAGFYSYGEISPLLGATGCKLHNQTMTISILSDQPYE encoded by the coding sequence ATGCAAATTGCACAGATTAAATTAGGGCAGTTTGATCAGCTTGCCAGCCAGCTTGATGAATTAAAGGCCGTTGAGCCTCAGTGGCTGCTGGTGTTTGGCAGCCGGGCATTTTTGGCTGATACCCTTTTATATAGTGTGATCAGGCAAAGTTTTCCTTCCGCGGTAGTGCTGGGCTGTTCAACTGCAGGCGAGATTTCTGCGGGTGGTGTTGGAGAGGATGGCTGCGTGATTACCGCTATTCACTGGCGGTTTGGGGTGCCTCAGTGCGCAGTGACGCAATTGCGGGATATGCAGGACAGCGAACAGGCCGGGCAGCGGCTGTCAGCGCAGCTTCAGCAGCCTTTGTCTGGTGTTTTGCTGTTTGCTCAGGGTGTGAATATCAATGGCAGCGCCTTGGTGGCCGGGCTGGAAAGTGGTTTGCCTGCGGGCGTACCTATCATGGGGGGCCTTGCCGGAGATGGCACGGCATTTAACCAGACGGTGGTAATCAGCCCGGCCGGGGTTGCTGCAGATACCGTGGTGGCGATGGCGATTCCTGCCGGGGTGTCCGTGGGGCATGGTTCTTATGGCGGGTGGAGGCCTTTTGGCCCCGCACGGCGGGTTAGTCGTCATGAGGGTAATGTTTTGTACGAGCTTGATGATGAGCCTGCCTTGGATGTTTATAAGCGCTATCTGGGGGAGTACGCCGAGCAGTTGCCTTCATCCGGTCTACTGTTTCCATTTGAGATGCTTGGGCAGGATCATTCGGCACTGGGGGTAGTGCGCACTATTCTGGGGGTTGATGAGGCAAGTGGCAGCCTAACACTGGCAGGAGATCTGATTAGTGATGGCTATTTGCGGCTGATGCATGCAAGCAATGATGCTCTGGCCGATGGGGCAGAATCAGCAGCGCTGGCAGCTAGGGCGCTGAATGGTGCTGTCAGCGGGCTGGGTCTGTTGGTGAGTTGTGTAGGGCGTAAGTTGGTGATGGGGGGCCGTGTTGAGGAAGAAATAGAAGCGGTGGCCGGGGTGCTTGGCCCGCAAATAAGTCTGGCTGGGTTTTATTCTTATGGCGAAATCAGCCCTTTGCTGGGCGCAACAGGCTGTAAATTACACAATCAAACGATGACGATCAGTATTTTGAGTGATCAGCCATATGAATAA